The genome window gaatgaaaataaacatgtttggttatcatgtggtaatggaatggagcattccaagggaatgtaactccttcctaatataataatttccattccttggtatgtaggtgttttttttccattccctcaaggaatggaaagaaatatgttgttgttgttgttattattattattattattattattattattattattatacttatacttttatttgtattatatttatatttatatttatatttatatttatatttattaatattcatactaatattaatatatatgaaaAATCTATTACtaattttttatcattaatatattattattattattaagtcaattatatttttgtcgtttttaatacGGTTGTGTTTCGTTAATTcatctttttttgtttatcaaattgtacaaagtaataattcattctattcacatatgagtaaccaaacatcacaagggaatggaatgatccatttcattccgttgtccattccattacctcgtccattccattctctcatctattccattaccccataccaaacagaccctaactAAATAGTTGGAGATTTTGTGTTATGATAAAACTCTTATGAGGATTAATCCTTATTTGTTCTCTGAATATTCTGAATTTTATAGTTCTTATATTGATTTTTGCTATTTTAAGGCATCATAACAACCTCAAAACCTAATTTTATTCAACTAAAATCATGATAAATATATTTGgacataaaataaatattaagattacaaaaactttctgttttaaaatttattatttattttgaaaATTATTCATTTATATAGTATTTACCTATTATTATAAAAAGCTAGTTACAATGACGTAAAATAAATACTTAACACCTTATGCAACACGTGTCGTTTTCACCCTACCAACCTTTCATGTCGCCAATGCACCACTTGTGGAAGGTTTGGTCATCTTGCCCCTACTTGTCGTGGCATGGCAAGGCCTCAAGGCAACCTGATCCAAACTAGTACACAAAATCTGGTCACTCTTGTTAATGGCTGCCATGCTTTAATTGTGGCGACCCAAACAACATGCGCCCTTAGTGCCCTCGTTTTCTCAATGCTAATCAGGTAGCGAGAGGTCGAGCTTTTGTCCTCAATGCAACCGAAGCCCAAGCCAATAATGACTTGGTGAATGGTACGTTTCTGGTTAATAATCTTTTTGCTTCCATTCTTTTTTATACTAGTGCGGACAAAACTTTTGTGTCCCTTGCTTTTGAACCCATGAAGTTGCAGATGGGAAACCCATCTCCGTTGATTCTGTTATTCGCGATTGCACTCTCAATCTTAACGAGCATACTTTTCCTACCGACCTCATACCTATGCAGTTAGGtagctttgacatcatagtaggcatggattggcttgcCCAACACCGTGCTGAAGTCGTTTGTTTCGAGAAGTATACACGTATCCCTCTTCCATCCGGCGATGTTTTGCAAATCTATGGCGAAAAGCCATCCAGTAGACTCAAGCTCTTGTCATGCACTCAATCTCAAAAGTACTTACGAAAGAGGTACATGGCCTTTTTATCCCACATAGTGGAGAAGAAGGACAAAGAGAAGAGTGTCAAAGACATCCCCATCATCCGTGATTTTCCTAAAGTTTTTCTAGAAGATCTGCCCGATCTTCCTCCTACTCATTcggtcgagttccgtattgatcttgtacccagTGCTACACCCGTTGCTAAAACCCCTTACCTTCCCGCTCCCTCTAAAATGCAAGAACTTTCCATCCAACTCCAAGAATTGGCCGACAAGGGATTCATTCGTGCTAGTTAATCCCCTTGGGGTGCTCCAGTCctctttgttaaaaagaaggacggttcTTTCCGAATGTGCATtaactatcgtgagctcaacaaattcacaatcaagaatcgttatcctttactCCGTATCGAtgacctctttgatcaactccaaggtgcAACTtgcttctccaagattgaccttcGTTCCGGTTACCATCAACTTCGAGTACACGAGGATGACATAGCGAAAACTGTTTTTCGCACTCGCTATGGATATTACGAATTCATGgttatgcccttcggattaaccaatgcacccgctgttttcatggatcttatgagcCGTGTGTGTAAACCATACCTCAacaaattcgtcattgttttcattgacgacatcctcatctactcgaaatCCATATCCAACCACGAACAACACCTTTGCTTGATTCTGGATCTATTAAGAAAAGAACAATTGTATgtcaaattctctaagtgtgaatttttgcgaaaagaagttcaattcttaggacacattgtctATGAGAagggaatccatgtggatccagcCAAAATTGTAGCCGTCCAAAATTGGATTGCTCCAAAGTCTAAAGTCTCCTACCAAGTTTGCTCGTTCCTCAGACTATCGATCTATTACCGTCGTTTCATTTCCAACTTTCAAAAATCGTCGTTCCTCTTATATCTTTGACTCAAAAGGGAAAACGCTACAGATAtgcacaaaatacaacatataaatcatatcaaatgaggtataaaaacaaccccttttttagtactaatgttggaaaaagtgtgtttctttgtttacttttgattttcaggattaaaagaggTTAAACagacaaaaggaacaaattaacgacGAAACCAACATAAATACGAAGAAAAGAAGTTGGCACACTATACCGACCCTCCAAGCTTCAGCCCAAAGACAAAAATAACAAGACCAGAAGCCAAGCACGGGGCCTTGCTAGCTGGGCATGGGCCGTGCCCCCATCTAAGATTCCCAGAGAATAAAGATAAACAGAAAACGACAAGGGACACGGGTCGTGCCTCCTAAGCACAGGTCATGGTTAACTCTCAGATTCGCAAATCTGGGTTCGTACAACAAGTACAgaggacacagggccgtgccgttgacacacggggccaTGTATGCAAAAGAACTGACACCAgcattaaatgaagacagagaagggaaggacacggggccgtgtgaagCTACTCTTTTCAGCTATAAAAGgaggtgcttggctcatttgcaaaccatcccttggctagccatcccttggcaaaccacttctctcacacctaccaccactccaccaccactccaccaccactcaAAATACTTGGGCTTGGGCCGGCCCTGGCTACAAATGAGTACATAATGCATTAAGGTTGTATAACATCCCCCCTCAAGCGGAACGATGGCGGGCGAAGACCTAGTCGATCACGAAAAAATTCAAACTGAGATCGATGAAGGCTTTTAGTAAAGATGTCCGCAACCTGAAGCTTGGTCGGAACAAACCGAGTATACAACTTTCCTGAGTAAACAAGCTCACGAACAAAGTGATAATCCAAGTCAACGTGTTTAGCACGTTTGTGAGAGACTGGATTTTGTGTCATAAATAAAGCACTTTCATTGTCACGTTGGGCGATCAGGAGGAAAGGGATGGAATTCACGAAGAAGGTGAGTTATCTAGATGATTTCAGCAGCGGTGTTAGCCATTGCACGATACTCAGATTCACAGCTTGCGCGAGCAACATTAGGTTGCTTCTTGGGACTCCAAGAAACAAGATTACCACCCCAGAATATTGAGTAACCGTATGTGGAACGACGAGTGTCAATGCAGCGAGCCCAGTCCACATCAGAAAAACCAAGAATGGTAGTGCAGACAAGTTTGGTAAGGGTGAGGCCGTATGCGCATGTTCTTTTAATATAGCAAAGAATACGCTTGACATGCTGAAAGTGCAAGACAACATGAGCCTATAAGAACTATCTGACTTGATTTACATCATAAGAGACGTCTGGTCTAGTAATTGTGAGATATTGAAGTGCTAATGACCTGTAGGTGGTAGGATCATGATAATGATCCCCTGTTAAAGTAAAAGATTCATTAGCAGTGAGAGGAGTGTGCACTGGTTTAGCATCAAGAAGATCAACACGAGCAAGAATGTCGTCTGCATACTTGGACTGACATAAGAAAAGACCATTAGTGGTGCGAGTGACTTCAAAACCAAGAAAGTAGTTGAGGTCGCCCAAGTCTTTGATGGCAAATTCGTTGTTGTGGTGAGTGATGAAGCTAGCCATGATACTTTCATCATTCCTTGTTAAGATTAAATCATCCACATAAACTAGAAGATATAAAACGTGAGAGTCACGTTTGAAGATGAACAGTGATGGGTTTGCCCTGCTGCATACAACACCATTATTTAGTAAAACGAGCTTAGTCTATGAAACCAAGCGCGAGGTGCCTTTTTAagtccatagagagctttgtttaAAAGACACACATGATCTGGAAAATGAGGGTTAGTGAACCAGGTGGTTGTTCCATGAACACCCTCTCAGAGATATGGCCATGTAAAAAGGCATTGTTCACATTGAGTTGGTGAAGTTTCCAGTTATATATTCCAACCAAGGAAAAGACCACATTAATGGTTAAAGTTTTCACAACCGGGCTAAAGGTATCAGAGTAGTCCAAGCCAGGCATTTGACTGAACCCCTGAGCCTACAAGGCGAGCTTTATATCTATCAATGATGCCATCGGATCGGTATTTGGTGCGATATAACCATTTGGACCCAACAACATTTTGATCTTGTGTACGCGAGACAAGAGTCCATGTTCTATTATTTTCAAGTGCTAATGGTTCTTTGTTCATAGCATCAAGCCAGTGAGGGTGTTTTATGGTAGATTTGAACCCTTTGGGTTTAGTATTGGAGAACTAGGCTAGGTAGAGCGAATGAGATTGA of Helianthus annuus cultivar XRQ/B chromosome 1, HanXRQr2.0-SUNRISE, whole genome shotgun sequence contains these proteins:
- the LOC110907980 gene encoding uncharacterized mitochondrial protein AtMg00810-like, with the translated sequence MASFITHHNNEFAIKDLGDLNYFLGFEVTRTTNGLFLCQSKYADDILARVDLLDAKPVHTPLTANESFTLTGDHYHDPTTYRSLALQYLTITRPDVSYDHVKRILCYIKRTCAYGLTLTKLVCTTILGFSDVDWARCIDTRRSTYGYSIFWGGNLVSWSPKKQPNVARASCESEYRAMANTAAEII